CCTTGCGGTACGGCAGGCCGTCGATCTCGCGCATCATCTCGTCGAGCAGCCCCTCGTACACCTGCATCTCGAGGGAGCTGATCCGGCCCAGGTCGTGATTGACCTTGGCGAAGTACCAGTCCTCGTAGATGGACCGGTCGAGCACGTTGTCGCCCTGCTTGTACGCCTCCTTGATCGCGGCGAACCGCGTCTGCAGGAAGTAGAGCTGGAGCAGGAAGGGGTAGCGGTTCGCCTGGATCTCCTCGGGGCTCGCCGAGTAGAAGAGCGGAAGGATCGGGTTGTCGTCCACGCTCTCGTAGAAGACTTCGCTGCCCAGCTCCTTGGCGAGGATTTCGGCCACACTCGTCTTGCCGATTCCGATCATGCCTCCGACGCAGATCACCGGCATACCTCACTTCTCCCTGGGGGCTCTTCTGTTCGTGGGCGGGGCGGGCTGGGCTGGGCTTCCCGCACCACTGAGACGCACGCCGGTGGTCACACGATTCCCGGGATCCTCGTGATCGACGTCATGGGGACCGCCGGGCCCGACATCCCGCGACAGGCCGCAGCCCCGCGGCCGCCCTGCATCTTAGATGACGATTTCGCCCCATGGCGGCCGGTGCGCCGCCGTACACCCCGAGGGCACGGGGCACCCGCCGTCCGAGGTACGGCTCTGCCGGCGCGTCCAGGGCGGGGCCCGGGGGCGGGACTTCACCGTCGAGGAGCGACGGCGCCTCGCGGAGCCGGTGCCGGTCGGGGACCGCGACGCGGCGGACGACCCGCGGGGGATCGACCCGGTCGGTGTCTTCTCGGGGCGCGGCCTCATGCGCGTCCGCACCTGCCCGGCCGACCCGTTCCGCCCGCACCGGCTCGGCTTCCAGTGGCCCGGCTTCCCCGCCCGTGATCCCCCGGGTGTCCTCGCCCCGCGGCTCCTACGCTGGGGTCCGTGACATCCGACAACAGGCCCCTGGCCGTCTTCGACCTCGACAACACGCTGGCCGCGACCGCGCACCGCCAGCACTTCCTGGAGCGCAGGCCCAAGGACTGGGAGGCCTTCTTCGCGGCGGCGCCCGACGATCCGCCGCTGGAGGAGGGCGTCGCTCTGTGCCGTGAGGCGGCCGGGGAGTGCGAGGTGGTCTACCTCACCGGGCGGCCCGAGCGCTGCCGCCGCTCGACCCTGGAGTGGCTGGCCGCGTACGGGCTCCCGGAGGGGCCCGTCCACATGCGGCGCAACCGTGACTTCCGGCCCGCCCGGGTGACCAAGGTGGAGATCCTGCGCCGCCTCGCCGCCGACCGCACGGTCAGGATGCTGGTCGACGACGACCTGGCGGTGTGCGACGCGGCGGAGGCGGCCGGCTTCCGTGTCGTACGGGCCCGCTGGGCGGAGCCCTCCGAGGTGCTGAGGGAGGCTCAGGAGACGGAGGGCCGCACCTGAGACCGGTCAGGACCGGGTCACTGCTCGTCCTCCAGGCGGAAGCCGACCTTCAGACCGACCTGGTAGTGCTCGATCGCGCCGTCGACGAGGTGGCCGCGTACCTGCGTCACCTCGAACCAGTCGAGGCCCCGCAGGGTCTGCGAGGCGCGCTCGATGCCGTTGCGGATGGCCTGGTCGACGCCCTCGGTGGAGGTGCCGACGATCTCGGTGACACGGTAGGTGTGATTCGACATGGGGGCCGAACTCCTCTCGGTGCGTTCCCTCCACGGTGCCCCAGGGCGCGGCGGCGCGCGACACGACGGGGCCGGACGAACCCGCGAGTAACCACCGACGGTGACGGAGCGGGTCGTCCGTCCGGGTGCGGAGCGGGATCGTCAAGGACTTGACCATCCCATTGGTCCAGACCAGAATCCAGGCCACATACCCGCGCGAACACCCCGTTCGGTCCCCCACGCCGGGTCAGTCCCCCTGCGCACGACCCCGTGCCGGACCTGAGCAGAAGGTGACCCACGTGAAGAACCGCCCTCTCGCCTGCCCCCTGGCCGCCGCCACCGCGCTCGCCCTCGCGGGCTGCGGGATGCTCCCGGGCGGCGACGGCGGGACGAAGACCGTGAACGTCTGGCTCATGCGGGACAGCGTCAGCGAGGACTTCCTCACGCGCTTCACCGAGGCGTACGAGCAGGAGCACGACGGGGTCGAGCTCGAGTTCACCATCCAGGAGTGGACCGGCATCGGCAAGAAGGTCACCGAGGCGATCCAGGGCTCCGGCGGCCCCGACGTCATCGAGGTCGGCAACACCCAGGTCGCCCAGTACGCCGACACCGACAAGCTGTTCGACCTCACCCTGGAGTCGGTCCGCGACCTCGGCAAGGAGGACTGGCTGCCCGGCCTCGCCGAGCCCGGCAGCATCGGCGGAGCCCAGTACGGCATCCCCTGGTACGCGGCCAACCGCATCGTCATCTACAACAAGGAGCTGTTCGCGGACGCCGGCATCGACAAGCCGCCGGCCACCCGCGCCGAGTGGCTCGACGACACCGAGAAGCTCAACAAGAACGGCTCCCAGGGCATCTACCTCGCCGGACAGGACTGGTACACCCTCTCCGGCTTCATCTGGGACGAGGGCGGCGAACTCGCCGTCGACAAGGGCGGCCAGTGGACCGGCGCGCTCGACAGCCCGGCCGCCCAGCGCGGCATGGCCTTCTACAAGAAGCTCCAGGCCCTCGGCTCCGGCCCGAAGAACGCCGACGAGCAGACCCCGCCGCAGGCCGACGTCTTCGCCGAGGGCGACGTCGCCCAGCTCATCGCCACCCCCAGCGCCGTCGCCGCCATCCTCAAGGCCAACCCGGACCTCAAGGACAAGCTCGGCTACTTCCCGATACCCGGCAAGAAGGCCGGCAAGCCCTGCGCCGTCTTCACCGGCGGCTCCGACCTCATCATCCCGGAGAACGCACCGCGGCGCGGCGCGGCCCTCGACGTCGTCAAGGCGCTCGCCGGCGAGAAGTGGCAGACCGAACTCGCCCGCGCCATGGGCTACGTGCCCAACAAGAAGGCCCTCGCCTCCGTCGTCGCCGGCCAGGAGGCCACCGCCGTCATGGCGCAGGGCGCCGCACGCGGCCGGGCCACCCCCAACTCCCCGCAGTGGGCGGACGTCGAGGCCGACAACCCCATCAAGCCGTACATGACGGCCGTCCTCCAGGGCGAGGACCCCGTGAAGGCCGCCGAGGAGGCCTCGGCCGCGATCACGGACACCCTCGCCGAATAGCATTCAGCGTTCGCACACCCGCGAGCCCCCGGACGGTCATGTCGAATCCAGTCGGCGACGGAAGAAGTAAGGGGCCGGGCCACCGCTCACGCGGCCCGGTCCCGCCCCTTCCCCTTCCGTCCGCCGGAGGCGCCCGCCATGTCCGCACCGACCCGCACGCTCGCCGTCCCCGCGCCGGCGCCCGCGCTCGCCGTTCCCGCGCAGCCCCAGGCCGTCCCCGCGCAGCCCCAGGCCCCGGCCGGGGAGCCCACGCCCCGGTACGTCGTCGGTCTCGCCCGGGACCAGGAGGACGTACGGGCCGCCCAGCGGCTGCGCCACCAGGTCTTCGCCGGTGAGATGGGCGCCCTGCTCGACGGCCCCGAACCCGGCCTCGACGGCGACGCCTTCGACGCGTACTGCGACCACCTCCTGGTCCGGGAGGAGGGCACCGGCGAGGTCGTCGGCACCTACCGGATCCTGCCGCCCGACCGGGCCGCCGTCGCCGGACGCCTCTACTCCGAGACCGAGTTCGACCTCGCCCGCCTCGCCCCCGTCCGGCACGACCTGGTGGAGGTCGGCCGCTCCTGCGTCCACCCCGCCCACCGCAACGGCGCCGTGATCGCCCTCATCTGGGCCGGCCTCGCCCGCTACATGACCCGCACCGGCCACAACTGGCTCGCCGGCTGCTGTTCGATCCCGCTCGCCGACGGCGGCACCCTCGCCGCCGCCACCTGGGACACCGTCAAGGCCAAGCACCTCGCCCCCGAGGAGTACTGGGTCGCCCCGCACAAGCTGTGGAGCCCCGACGGCGTGGCCCGCCCCGAGGGCCGCACCGAGCTCCCGCCGCTGCTCCGCGGCTATCTGCGGCTCGGCGCCTGGGTGTGCGGAGCCCCCGCGCACGACCCCGACTTCGGCACCGCCGACCTCTACGTCCTCCTCTCGATGCGCCGCACCAACCCGCGCTACCTCCGCCACTTCCTCTCGCTCGTCCCCGCGTCGTGACCGGGGCCACGGCCCTCTCGCCGTGGCTTCCCACGGCGCCCTGCACCCCGGGCCACTGCACCGCCCACCCTTCCGGCGGCCGTGACCACCCGACGGAACGGGCCGGTGCCGTCCTCGCCGTGGCCCGGCTGACCGCCGGGATCGGCGCCGTCCTCCTCGGCGTCCTGCTCGCCCCGGCCGCCGGGCTGCTCCCGGCGGCCGCCCGCCTCGCCCTCGCCCGGAGCTGGGTGCGGGCGGTGGTCCGCGCCTTCGGCGTGCGCGTGCGGTACGAGGGGACGGCCGCCGCGCTCGACGGCCCGCTGCTCGTCGTCGCCAACCACGTCTCCTGGCTGGACATCCCCCTCGTCGCGGCCGTGCTGCCCGGCCGGATGGTGGCCAAGGCGGAGGTCCGCCGCTGGCCCGTCCTCGGCACGCTCGCCGCCCTGGGCGGCACCCTCTTCATCGACCGCGAC
The DNA window shown above is from Streptomyces vietnamensis and carries:
- a CDS encoding deoxynucleoside kinase; the encoded protein is MPVICVGGMIGIGKTSVAEILAKELGSEVFYESVDDNPILPLFYSASPEEIQANRYPFLLQLYFLQTRFAAIKEAYKQGDNVLDRSIYEDWYFAKVNHDLGRISSLEMQVYEGLLDEMMREIDGLPYRKAPDLMVYLKADFETVLHRIGLRGRDFEQDESLVEYYRTLWSGYDDWVHKHYSASEVLVIDMNRTDVVNNPEDAARVAQQVKDALAATGRRG
- a CDS encoding nucleotidase, which gives rise to MTSDNRPLAVFDLDNTLAATAHRQHFLERRPKDWEAFFAAAPDDPPLEEGVALCREAAGECEVVYLTGRPERCRRSTLEWLAAYGLPEGPVHMRRNRDFRPARVTKVEILRRLAADRTVRMLVDDDLAVCDAAEAAGFRVVRARWAEPSEVLREAQETEGRT
- a CDS encoding dodecin → MSNHTYRVTEIVGTSTEGVDQAIRNGIERASQTLRGLDWFEVTQVRGHLVDGAIEHYQVGLKVGFRLEDEQ
- a CDS encoding extracellular solute-binding protein, which produces MKNRPLACPLAAATALALAGCGMLPGGDGGTKTVNVWLMRDSVSEDFLTRFTEAYEQEHDGVELEFTIQEWTGIGKKVTEAIQGSGGPDVIEVGNTQVAQYADTDKLFDLTLESVRDLGKEDWLPGLAEPGSIGGAQYGIPWYAANRIVIYNKELFADAGIDKPPATRAEWLDDTEKLNKNGSQGIYLAGQDWYTLSGFIWDEGGELAVDKGGQWTGALDSPAAQRGMAFYKKLQALGSGPKNADEQTPPQADVFAEGDVAQLIATPSAVAAILKANPDLKDKLGYFPIPGKKAGKPCAVFTGGSDLIIPENAPRRGAALDVVKALAGEKWQTELARAMGYVPNKKALASVVAGQEATAVMAQGAARGRATPNSPQWADVEADNPIKPYMTAVLQGEDPVKAAEEASAAITDTLAE
- a CDS encoding GNAT family N-acetyltransferase; the protein is MSAPTRTLAVPAPAPALAVPAQPQAVPAQPQAPAGEPTPRYVVGLARDQEDVRAAQRLRHQVFAGEMGALLDGPEPGLDGDAFDAYCDHLLVREEGTGEVVGTYRILPPDRAAVAGRLYSETEFDLARLAPVRHDLVEVGRSCVHPAHRNGAVIALIWAGLARYMTRTGHNWLAGCCSIPLADGGTLAAATWDTVKAKHLAPEEYWVAPHKLWSPDGVARPEGRTELPPLLRGYLRLGAWVCGAPAHDPDFGTADLYVLLSMRRTNPRYLRHFLSLVPAS